A genome region from Leifsonia sp. Root112D2 includes the following:
- a CDS encoding fumarylacetoacetate hydrolase family protein yields the protein MKLITFDGGRVGRLELDEGVVLELDVPSTREYFARGGDVRETGERLAYSDVKLEAPIRPKKFFHTAGNFADHHKELAAVDWSHPVHKGIVFFQNVDAIIGQDDDIVYPSHLTKEMDYELELGIIIGKSGKFFDADEADEYIAGFTVFNDITARDIQRKEMESGVFSFSKGIDTFCPIGPWIVTRDEVPDMHELPMQLRVNGEVRQQGNTNQTRIRFPHLVAYHSPQTYTAGDIITTGTISGVAAVQPNPFDFYLNPGDEIEAEITGIGTLRNKVISWEERYGEPAPQRVDW from the coding sequence ATGAAGCTCATCACCTTCGACGGTGGCCGCGTCGGCCGCCTCGAGCTCGACGAGGGCGTCGTGCTCGAACTCGACGTGCCTTCGACCCGCGAGTACTTCGCCCGTGGCGGCGACGTGCGGGAGACCGGCGAGCGCCTCGCATACAGCGACGTCAAGCTGGAGGCACCTATCCGCCCCAAGAAGTTCTTCCACACCGCCGGCAACTTCGCCGACCACCACAAGGAGCTCGCCGCCGTCGACTGGTCGCACCCCGTGCACAAGGGAATCGTCTTCTTTCAGAACGTCGATGCGATCATCGGCCAGGATGACGACATCGTCTATCCTTCCCACCTCACCAAGGAGATGGACTACGAGCTGGAGCTCGGAATTATCATCGGCAAGTCCGGCAAATTCTTCGACGCCGACGAGGCCGACGAGTACATAGCCGGATTCACCGTGTTCAACGACATCACGGCGCGTGACATCCAGCGCAAGGAAATGGAGTCCGGCGTCTTCTCGTTCTCAAAGGGGATCGACACGTTCTGCCCGATCGGCCCCTGGATCGTCACCCGCGACGAGGTGCCCGACATGCACGAGCTGCCGATGCAGCTGCGCGTCAATGGTGAAGTGCGCCAGCAGGGCAACACCAACCAGACCCGCATCAGGTTTCCACACCTGGTCGCCTACCACTCCCCGCAGACGTACACCGCCGGTGACATCATCACCACAGGCACGATCTCGGGCGTTGCTGCCGTGCAGCCGAATCCATTCGACTTCTACCTCAATCCCGGCGACGAGATCGAGGCCGAGATCACCGGCATCGGCACGCTGCGCAACAAGGTCATCAGCTGGGAAGAGCGCTACGGCGAGCCCGCTCCGCAGCGAGTGGACTGGTAG
- a CDS encoding fumarylacetoacetate hydrolase family protein yields MKIANLDGRAALITGGGATDVAAASDGRFGPDPQSLFDHWSAFTEWASTVELPDAAASAAIDVEGLGAPVPRPRQVFAIGLNYAEHAAEAGYPPNSMPVTFTKFPSCIVGADTIVELPEGNVDWEVELVVVIGREARNLDRESAWDHVAGLTIGQDLSERITQLQGSAPQFSLGKSFPGFGPTGPWLVTPDEFAHRDDLALSCSLSGERMQSSRTSMMLYDVPELLVRLSAVCLLLPGDIIFSGTPSGIGNRRTPQRFIGADDVLVSEIEGIGTLTTRFTASI; encoded by the coding sequence GTGAAGATCGCGAATCTCGACGGTCGCGCCGCCCTCATCACCGGGGGCGGCGCGACCGATGTCGCCGCGGCATCCGATGGTCGTTTCGGGCCGGATCCCCAGTCGTTGTTCGATCACTGGAGCGCATTCACCGAATGGGCGTCGACGGTTGAGCTACCGGATGCGGCGGCATCCGCCGCCATCGATGTCGAGGGGTTGGGGGCCCCTGTGCCGCGCCCGCGTCAGGTCTTCGCGATCGGCCTGAACTATGCAGAGCACGCCGCCGAGGCCGGGTACCCGCCGAATTCGATGCCGGTGACGTTCACGAAGTTTCCGTCGTGCATCGTCGGAGCCGACACGATCGTCGAACTGCCGGAGGGAAACGTCGATTGGGAGGTCGAGCTCGTCGTGGTGATCGGCCGCGAAGCCCGCAATCTCGATCGTGAGAGTGCGTGGGACCACGTGGCGGGCCTCACCATCGGGCAGGATCTCTCCGAACGCATCACGCAATTGCAGGGCTCTGCCCCACAATTCAGCCTCGGCAAATCGTTTCCCGGGTTCGGGCCAACCGGTCCGTGGCTTGTGACGCCCGACGAGTTCGCCCACCGGGACGACCTCGCGCTCTCGTGCAGCTTGTCAGGTGAGAGGATGCAGTCCTCTCGCACGTCGATGATGCTCTACGACGTTCCGGAGCTTCTCGTGCGCCTCTCGGCCGTGTGCCTGCTGCTGCCGGGAGACATCATCTTCTCAGGCACACCCTCGGGCATCGGCAACCGACGCACCCCCCAGCGCTTCATCGGTGCTGACGACGTGCTCGTGAGCGAGATCGAGGGCATCGGCACGTTGACCACGAGATTCACCGCCAGTATCTGA